GGCGGGGTGAGCTTCGGCGTCAAGGGCGCTGTGCTTGCCCCTGGCAACATCCAGGTGGGGGACGAGATCACTGTCCAGGAATGGATCCCGGACGGCACCGACCCCGCGCCGGACCGCCGCAGCTAGGCCCGGCCTAGCAGCCGACGCGGTAGCGGCCGGTGACTGCCTTGTAGGTGCAGGTGTCGAAGGTCTTGCCGGCCGGGGTCTGGAAACGGGCGGTGTCGCCGGTGTTGTTCCAGACGTACCAGCTCTGGTTCCAGTACAGGGTGAGTGCGCGGTTGCGGTTCTTGCCGGTGCGGATGATGACGGTCGACCGGCCTGGGAGCACGTAGCCGCGCGGGAACACGAACAGGTGGTTGGCTGCGTCCAGGACGCGGAAGCCGGACAGGTTGATCGGTCGCGAGCTGATGTTGCGCACGGTGAAGAACTCGTTGTTCAGCTGAGCGTTGGTGCGGACATCCGCGCCCGGCGGGTCGTACTGGATCCCGCTCAGGACGACGGTGATCGCCGCATCGGCCGGCAGCGGCGCGAGAGCCGCCGTACCGGCCAGCACCACGGCGGCCGTGGCAGCGGAAAAGAGCGTGCGGAAGCGTCGTGCGAACAAAGGAATGTCCCCCTTGGCAGTGGGCCGAATTCCCCCCGGCCCGATGAATGCAAACTGCCGGTTCCCCCCGGCGCACGCACGCTATCCGTCACGCTCCGTGCTCGTCAAGCCCTCAATCAAGGCTCGTCGCGACGCCGTGCTCCAGCAGCCTGACGCGGTTCTCCAGGCCGGCGTCACGGAACGCAGCCAGGAGCTGCTCCGGGCCCTCGCTGAAGTGGGTCCAGCCCTCGGTGTGGACGGGGACGATCGTCGCCCTGTCGAGGATCCGCGCGGCCTCGACCGCGTCCGCCGACGTGAGGGTGAGGTTGGCGTTGTCGAGCAGAGCCGTCCGCGCCGCTCCGGCGAACAGGACCGCGACGTCGATCGGCGCGAACCGGTCGGCGATCTCCTTCACCAGGCCGAGCGACGCGTTGTCGCCGGAGACGTAGACGGTCGGGAGGCCCTCGCCCTGCAGGACGAATCCGGTGACGAAACCGAGGACCGCCTCGGCGCCTTCCGGGCCGTGAAGCGCCGGTACGCCGGTCACCGTGATCACACCGCCGTCCGGCCGGGGCAG
This Kribbella sp. NBC_00482 DNA region includes the following protein-coding sequences:
- a CDS encoding lamin tail domain-containing protein, whose protein sequence is MFARRFRTLFSAATAAVVLAGTAALAPLPADAAITVVLSGIQYDPPGADVRTNAQLNNEFFTVRNISSRPINLSGFRVLDAANHLFVFPRGYVLPGRSTVIIRTGKNRNRALTLYWNQSWYVWNNTGDTARFQTPAGKTFDTCTYKAVTGRYRVGC
- a CDS encoding MBL fold metallo-hydrolase; the encoded protein is MKITHIGGPTAVLDLGDLTFLIDPAFDEPRDYQLPGRVMTKLTGPAIPAAELGPIDVALVSHDEHKDNLDDAGRALLPSIPTVLSTPGAAVRIPGVRGLKNWESIDLPRPDGGVITVTGVPALHGPEGAEAVLGFVTGFVLQGEGLPTVYVSGDNASLGLVKEIADRFAPIDVAVLFAGAARTALLDNANLTLTSADAVEAARILDRATIVPVHTEGWTHFSEGPEQLLAAFRDAGLENRVRLLEHGVATSLD